One window of Anaerolineae bacterium genomic DNA carries:
- the aroF gene encoding 3-deoxy-7-phosphoheptulonate synthase: MIIVMKHGATPQQIAHVVAQIEQMGFRAHLSEGVERTIIGVIGDERPLNKDQVLLWDGVERVVPILHPFKLASRDFKPQDTLVNVNGVVIGGQKVVVIAGPCAVESREQILEAAHAVKRAGATFLRGGAFKPRTSPYSFQGLGLEGLKLLAEAREQTGLPVVTEVMSPEQVPLVAEYADVLQIGARNMQNFALLEAVGRARKPVLLKRGLMSTVEELLLSAEYILAQGNEQVILCERGIRTFETYTRNTLDINAVPLLKRLTHLPVIVDPSHGTGKWELVPAVSRAAVAAGADGLIIEVHPRPEEALSDGAQSLKPDHFAALMEELRRVAEAVGRTL, translated from the coding sequence ATGATTATTGTAATGAAACATGGAGCCACACCTCAGCAAATCGCTCACGTCGTCGCCCAGATAGAGCAGATGGGGTTCCGGGCCCATCTCTCCGAAGGGGTGGAGCGCACCATCATCGGCGTCATCGGCGATGAACGGCCTCTGAACAAAGACCAAGTCCTCCTCTGGGACGGCGTGGAGCGGGTCGTGCCTATCCTGCATCCCTTCAAACTGGCCAGCCGGGATTTCAAGCCTCAGGACACACTGGTGAACGTCAACGGAGTTGTAATTGGCGGGCAGAAGGTTGTGGTCATCGCAGGGCCCTGCGCGGTGGAAAGCCGGGAACAAATTCTGGAGGCCGCCCACGCGGTGAAGAGAGCCGGAGCCACCTTCCTGCGCGGCGGCGCCTTCAAGCCCCGCACGTCCCCCTACAGTTTTCAGGGGCTGGGGCTGGAAGGGCTGAAACTCCTGGCAGAGGCACGCGAGCAGACCGGCCTTCCCGTCGTCACGGAAGTGATGTCTCCAGAACAGGTCCCTCTGGTCGCCGAATACGCGGATGTCCTCCAGATTGGCGCCCGGAATATGCAGAACTTCGCCCTTCTGGAGGCCGTCGGCAGAGCCCGCAAGCCCGTTCTCCTCAAACGGGGCCTGATGTCCACCGTAGAAGAACTGCTCCTCTCCGCCGAATACATCCTGGCCCAGGGAAACGAACAGGTCATTCTCTGCGAACGGGGAATCCGGACCTTTGAGACGTACACCCGAAACACGCTGGACATCAACGCCGTCCCGCTCCTGAAACGGTTGACCCACCTGCCGGTGATCGTGGACCCCAGCCACGGGACCGGCAAATGGGAACTGGTGCCCGCCGTCTCCCGCGCCGCTGTCGCTGCCGGAGCGGACGGCCTCATCATAGAGGTCCATCCCCGTCCCGAGGAGGCCCTCTCGGACGGCGCTCAATCCCTGAAACCCGACCATTTTGCGGCCCTGATGGAGGAACTGCGCCGGGTCGCTGAGGCCGTCGGGCGAA